A section of the Phaseolus vulgaris cultivar G19833 chromosome 8, P. vulgaris v2.0, whole genome shotgun sequence genome encodes:
- the LOC137825352 gene encoding uncharacterized protein, whose translation MNSERNYDEAEMKLLRTVPTTSNCISESQPQKERHRQELMEYLVHTEQSRHIIRMGPKAFIKLCERIRGTGLVKDAYRSTVEEQVAKFLHIIGHNVKNRSVSFFFHRSGETVSRHFHNVLSAILRLEGEFLIQPNGTVVEPHILNNSRFFPYFKDCLGAIDGSHVRAKVARADAPRFRGRKDWPTQNIFAACDFDMKFTYVLAGWEGTASDSRILKDALVRDDPLVIPEGKYYLGDAGFMLKRNIITPYRGVRYHLKEYSRRGPQNAKELFNHRHSSLRNVIERTFGVLKKRFPIIASGTEPHYDVDTMTKIVLACCILHNFLRGIDNYESLLEEVDNELLEQDVQPSTTHAREHDYRIRCDIRDAIANEMWQDYMDRGKNVASNSSGSYREFTKRTTEMDLILLNAMIDEVRKGCRIDGS comes from the exons ATGAATTCAGAAAGAAATTATGACGAGGCAGAGATG AAATTGTTACGCACAGTGCCTACTACAAGCAACTGTATCAGTGAGTCTCAACCACAAAAAGAGCGTCACAGACAAGAATTGATGGAGTACTTGGTTCACACTGAACAATCTCGTCACATTATTCGCATGGGACCGAAAGCTTTCATTAAATTATGTGAACGAATACGGGGAACTGGACTTGTTAAAGATGCATATCGATCAACCGTGGAAGAACAAGTAGCGAAATTTCTGCACATTATTGGGCATAATGTGAAGAATCGAAGTGTGTCATTCTTTTTCCATCGGTCTGGAGAAACAGTTTCCCGtcactttcataatgttttgaGTGCAATTTTAAGGTTGGAGGGGGAATTCTTAATTCAACCAAATGGAACGGTTGTAGAACCACACATCCTTAACAACAGTCGATTTTTCCCCTACTTTAAG GATTGTTTAGGGGCCATAGATGGGAGTCATGTACGTGCTAAGGTTGCACGTGCTGATGCGCCTCGTTTTCGAGGGAGAAAAGATTGGCCAACCCAAAACATATTTGCAGCCTGTGACTTTGACATGAAGTTCACATATGTCTTAGCCGGTTGGGAAGGAACTGCCTCCGATTCAAGGATATTAAAAGATGCTTTGGTACGAGACGATCCTTTGGTTATTCCAGAAG GAAAATACTATCTTGGTGATGCAGGTTTTATGTTAAAACGAAATATAATAACACCTTATCGCGGGGTCAGATACCATTTGAAAGAATATTCGCGAAGAGGGCCACAAAATGCAAAAGAGTTGTTTAATCATCGTCATTCATCACTTAGGAACGTAATTGAGAGAACCTTTGGGGTGcttaaaaaacgttttccaattaTAGCCAGTGGGACTGAGCCACATTATGATGTGGATACTAtgacaaaaattgttttagcttgttgTATTCTGCATAACTTTCTACGCGGGATCGACAATTATGAGTCTCTGCTTGAAGAAGTAGATAATGAATTGTTAGAACAAGATGTCCAACCAAGCACCACCCATGCTCGTGAACATGATTACAGGATACGGTGTGATATTAGGGACGCTATAGCAAACGAAATGTGGCAAgattat atGGATCGCGGAAAAAATGTggcttcaaattcatcaggttCTTATCGAGAGTTCACCAAGAGGACGACGGAGATGGACCTAATTTTGCTCAATGCAATGATTGACGAGGTACGAAAAGGGTGTAGAATTGATGGTAGCTAG
- the LOC137823422 gene encoding anaphase-promoting complex subunit 5: MGGILKQPGAFAITPHKVSLCILLKIYVPPTQLSFPYPYNFSSVAQHNRLGMFLLALTKSCDDILEPKLDELVHQLRVMSQNWETSWIIDQLMTRLSSLSSPDDLFNFFSDIRGILGSSYSGAVEDDQIILDMNSNLGIFLRRCVLAFNLLSFEGLSHLLTNLGIYCKEELSNCPSYEEHSLDDCSSNLETYSEYENMDLENFVYEKVSEEIEARKDASGAVPFHLHAPKTLLSLVDDIDVPADSVSKQSEKVRVVSPYGDSSSNILRDVDQSGAVFLRTNWQVQGYLQEQADTIEKNGNAVSYNGLEIILQQLQKLAPELHRVHFLSYLNGLSHDDYLSALENLHCYFDYSAGTEGFDFVPSVGGNAFGRYEIGLLCLGMMQFHFGHPKLALEVLTEAVRVSQQQSNDTCLAYTLAAISNLLFENGISSTAGTLGSSYSPFTSIGVSLSVQQQLFVLLRGSLKRAESLKLKRLVASNHLAMAKFDLTHVQRPLLSFGPKTSMKLSTCPVNVCKEIRLSSQLISDFSYESSAMTIDGAFSTAWLRNLQKPTGSPVFCQEIGSGSSSNVSQFIAQPTSIPGSVLQVLGSSYILRATAWELYGSAPLSRINVLVHATCFADASSSSDAALAYVKLIQHLAVYKGYKDAFSALKIAEEKFLSVSKSQILLLKLQLLHEHALHRGKLKLAQKLCDELGVLASRVTGVDMELKTEASLRHARTLLAAKQFREAAVVAHSLFCMCYKYNLQVENASVLLLLAEIHKKSGNAVLGLPYALASLSFCLSFNLDLLKASATLTLAELWLSLGSSHATRALNLIHGAFPMILGHGGLELRSRAYIVEAKCYLCDSNFNVFEDYEIVIDSLRQASEELQLLEFHELAAEAFYLKAMVYDKLGKLEEREEAAASFRKHILAMGNPQDEDDPLVRFDSS, from the exons ATGGGTGGGATATTGAAACAGCCGGGTGCATTTGCAATCACGCCGCACAAAGTCTCGCTCTGCATACTCCTTAAGATCTATGTTCCACCCACTCAATTATCGTTCCCCTACCCATATAATTTTTCTTCCGTTGCTCAGCACAATCGCCTGGGCATGTTCTTGTTAGCCCTCACCAAG TCGTGCGATGATATCTTGGAGCCTAAATTGGATGAACTCGTACATCAATTGAGAGTGATGAGCCAAAACTGGGAGACTTCCTGGATTATTGATCAGTTGATGACTAGACTTTCGTCCCTGTCATCACCCGATGatttgttcaatttttttagtgatataaGAG GAATACTTGGGAGTTCTTATTCAGGTGCTGTTGAAGATGACCAGATTATTTTGGACATGAACAGTAACCTGGGGATATTTCTTCGGCGTTGTGTACTTGCTTTTAACTTGTTATCATTTGAG GGTCTATCCCATCTCTTGACTAACCTCGGGATCTATTGTAAAGAAGAACTCTCAAATTGTCCGTCCTATGAAGAACATAGTTTAGATGATTGTAGTAGTAATCTGGAGACATATTCTGAATATGAGAACATGGACCTGGAGAACTTTGTCTATGAAAAGGTTTCAGAGGAAATTGAAGCAAGAAAGGATGCTAGTGGAGCTGTTCCGTTTCATCTTCATGCACCCAAGACTCTTCTGAGTTTAGTTGACG ATATTGATGTGCCTGCTGATTCAGTATCCAAACAGAGTGAGAAAGTTAGAGTAGTTAGTCCTTATGGGGACTCTTCAAGTAATATTCTGCGAGATGTTGATCAGAGTGGTGCAGTATTTTTGCGAACAAACTGGCAGGTACAAGGGTACTTACAGGAGCAAGCTGATACTATTGAAAA GAATGGTAATGCTGTATCTTACAATGGACTTGAGATTATTCTACAGCAGCTACAAAAATTGGCACCTGAACTGCATCGG GTTCACTTTTTGAGCTACCTGAATGGTCTTTCTCATGATGATTATCTTTCTGCTTTGGAGAATCTTCATTGTTATTTTGATTACAG TGCAGGGACTGAAGGATTTGATTTTGTTCCTTCAGTTGGTGGTAATGCCTTTGGAAGATATGAAATTGGTTTATTATGTTTGGGGATGATGCAGTTTCACTTTGGGCATCCAAAGCTGGCATTAGAG GTTTTGACAGAGGCAGTTCGTGTTTCTCAGCAG CAAAGTAATGATACTTGTCTCGCATATACTTTAGCAGCTATTTCAAACTTGTTGTTTGAAAATGGTATCTCAAGTACAGCTGGGACACTGGGATCATCATACTCTCCTTTTACAAGTATAGGTGTTTCACTCTCTGTTCAACAACAATTGTTTGTACTCTTGAGAGGTTCTTTAAAGAGAGCAGAAAGTTTAAAGTTGAAGCGGTTGGTGGCTTCCAATCATCTGGCAATGGCCAAATTTGATCTAACG CATGTTCAGCGGCCCTTGCTATCATTTGGTCCAAAAACTAGCATGAAGCTCAGTACTTGCCCAGTTAATGTTTGCAAG GAAATTCGGTTGAGTTCTCAGCTGATTAGTGATTTTAGCTATGAGAGTTCTGCAATGACAATTGACGGTGCCTTTAGTACAGCTTGGCTTAGGAATTTACAAAAGCCAACAGGTTCTCCGGTTTTCTGTCAAGAGATTGGATCTGGCAGCAGCTCTAATGTTTCCCAATTCATCGCACAACCAACCTCAATTCCTGGATCTGTTTTGCAAGTTTTGGGTTCATCTTATATACTCCGTGCAACTGCCTGGGAGTTGTATGGCAG CGCACCGCTGTCTCGAATAAATGTGCTGGTACATGCAACTTGCTTTGCTGATGCATCAAG CTCGTCAGATGCAGCATTAGCATATGTAAAGCTCATTCAACATTTGGCTGTATATAAAGGATACAAAG ATGCCTTTTCTGCCCTTAAAATAGCAGAAGAGAAGTTTCTGTCCGTCTCAAAATCACAAATCTTACTGCTAAAGTTGCAGCTGCTTCATGAGCATGCTTTACATCG CGGAAAATTAAAGCTAGCCCAGAAACTGTGTGATGAACTTGGTGTTTTGGCATCACGAGTTACTGGTGTAGATATGGAGCTAAAAACAGAAGCAAGCCTTCGCCATGCTCGCACATTGCTTGCAGCAAAACAATTCAGAGAG GCAGCTGTTGTGGCACACTCCCTCTTCTGCATGTGCTACAAATACAATCTTCAAGTAGAGAATGCTTCGGTCCTTCTTTTACTTGCTGAGATTCACAAG AAATCAGGGAATGCAGTTCTCGGTCTTCCATATGCTTTAGCAAGTCTCTCATTCTGCCTCTCATTTAACTTGGATCTTCTGAAAGCCTCGGCTACTCTCACTCTAGCTGAGCTTTGGCTCTCTCTTGGATCAAGTCATGCCACAAGGGCTCTAAACCTTATCCATGGAGCTTTCCCTATGATTCTTGGTCATGGTGGTTTGGAACTCCGCTCACGTGCCTATATTGTTGAAGCCAAATGCTATTTGTGTGATTCAAACTTCAATG TCTTTGAAGATTATGAGATCGTGATAGATTCATTGAGACAAGCATCCGAAGAACTTCAACTTTTGGAG TTTCATGAACTGGCAGCTGAAGCTTTCTATCTTAAGGCCATGGTATATGACAAACTGGGGAAATTAGAAGAAAGGGAGGAAGCAGCAGCTTCATTCCGCAAACATATTTTGGCTATGGGCAATCCTCAGGATGAGGATGATCCACTTGTGCGTTTTGATTCTTCTTGA